cTGGCTCTAGCTGACCTGTCCTTAACAgggatggtggcactgccaccgTCTGAGCTGTCCCTgatggggacagtggcactgcCCCTGACCATCCTGTCCCCGATGGTGGCACTGCCCTTGCCTGGTCTGTCCTCAACAGGGATGGTGGCACTGCCCCTGCCTggcctgtccccagtgccactaTCTCTGGGTGACCTGTCCCTGACGGGGACACCGCCACTGCCCCTGCCTGGCCTGTCCctgacagggacagtggcactgctcctgcctggcctgtccccagtggtggcactgcccctgcctggcctgtccccactgccactGTCTCTGGGTGACCTGTCCCTGATGGGGATGGTGGCACTGCCCCTGCCTGGCCTGTCCCCGCTGCCACTGTCTCTGGGTGACCTGTCCCTGACGGGGACActgcccctgctcagcctgtccccagtggtggcactgctcctggaggagctgtCCCTGATGGGGACGGTGCCACTGCCAGCCACCGGTTTGTCCCCAGACCCAGCGGCCCTGGGTGAGCTGTCCCTCCTAGGgacagtggcactgccagggaccgGCTTGTCCctgacagggacagtggcactgcCACTGACTGGCCTGTCCCCAGTGGTGGCACTGCCCCGGGATGGAGTGGCCttgacagggacactgccaccagctgggctgtccctgacagggacagtggcactCCTGGTGACCggcctgtccccagcagtgccactggcCCTGGGTGAGCtgtcctgcctggggacagtggcactgcCCCGGGATGAGCTGTCCCTGACAgggatggtggcactgccagtgaCAGGCTTGTCCTtgacagggacagtggcactgccactagctgggctgtccctgctgggaatggTGGCACTCCTGGTGACCGGCCTGtctccagcagtgccactggcCCTGGATGGGCTGTCCCTGACAGggagggtggcactgccactggCTGGCCTGTCCCCAGTGGCACTGGCCCTAGGTGAGCGGTCCCTGACAGGCACAGTGGCACTCCTGGTGACCGGCCTGTCCCCAGCAATGCCACTGGCCCTGGGTGAGCtgtcctgcctggggacagtggcactgcCCCGGGATGAGCTGTCCCTGACAGGGACAGTGTCACCACTGACTGGCCTGTCCCCCGTGGTGGCACTGCCCCTGGATGGAGTGGCCTtgacagggacagtggcactgccaccagctgggctgtccctgctgggaatggTGGCACTCCTGGTGACAGGCCTGTCCCCAGTGGTGGCACTGCCCCTGGGTGAGCTGTCCCTGACAGGGACGGTGGCACTGCCCCGGGATGAGCTGTCCCCAGTGGTGGCACTGCCCCTGGCCCGATTGTCCTTGACTGGTgcagtggcactgccaccagctgggctgtccctgacAGGCACAGTGGCACTCCTGGTGACCGGCCTGTCCCCTGTGGTGGCACCGGCCCAGGGTGAGCTGTCCtggacagggacagtgccactgccaccagccaggctgtccccagtgGTGGCACTGCCCCTAGATGAACCTTCCTTGACAGGGacggtggcactgccaccagctgtggggacagtggcactTCCCCGAGTAACCggcctgtccccagtgccactgtccctggaggggcTGTCCTTACAGGGCacagtggcactgccagggaccagCTTGTCCCTGACAGGGCCGGTGGCACTGTCACTGACACTGACTGGCCTGTCCCCTGTGGTGGCACTGCCCCTGGATGGAGTGGCTTtgacagggacagtggcactgccactagctgggctgtccctgctgggaatggTGGCACTCCTGGTGACtggcctgtccccagcagtgccactggcaATGGACGGGCTGTCCCTGACAGGGAcggtggcactgctggggacaggccTGTCTTCcatggtggcagtgccagtgaccggcctgtccccagtgtcactgaccctggctgggctgtccctggcagggctggtggcatTGCCAGTGACTGGCCTGTCCCCAGAGTCACtgaccctggctgggctgtcctCAGTGGTGGCACTGGCGGTGACCGGCCTGTCCCCAATGTCACtgaccctggctgggctgtccctggcagggctggtggcactgccctgggatgggctgtCCTTGACTGGTGCAatggcactgccaccagctgGGCTGTCCTTGATAGGGACAGTGGCACTGCCAGTGACTGGCCTGTCCTCAgtggtggcactgccctgggatgggctgtCCCCAGTATCACtgaccctggctgggctgtccctgatAGGGACAGTGGCACTGCCAGTGACTGGCCTGTCCTCggtgctggcactggcagtgacaggcctgtccccagtgtcactgaCCCTGACTggcctgtccctggcagggctggtggcactgccagtgactggcctgtccccagtgtcactcGCCATGGGTGAGCTGTCCTtgacagggacagtggcactgccagggactgGCTTGTCGCTGACAGGGacggtggcactgccaccaccagGAGAGCCACCACTGGggaagctggcactgccactgactgggctgtccccaagggggctggtggcactgccactAACAGAGCTGTCCCCAAGGGGGACAGTGGCACTGACACTGACCGGGCTGTCCCTAGGGGGGATGGTGGCAGTGCCATTGACCAAGCTGTCACTAAGGGGGACAGTGGCACTGACAGTGACTGAGCTGTCACTAAGGGGGACGGTGGCACTGACACTGACTGAGCTGTCACTAAGGGGGATGGTGGCAGTGCCATTGACTAAGCTGTCACTAAGTGGTACAGTGgcactgccactgtccccaaGGGGGATGCTGGCACTGCCATTGTCCTCAAGGGGGACAGTAGCAGTGCCACTGACCAAGCTGTCACTAAGGGGgacactggcactgccactgaCCGAGCTGTCACTAAGGGggatgctggcactgccactgaCCGAGCTGTCACTAAGGGGGATGCTGGCACTGCCATTGACTgggctgtccccaagggggACAGTAGCAGTGCCACTGACCGAGCTGTCACTAAGGGGGACGCTGGCAGTGCCATTGTCCCCAAGGGGGACAGTAGCAGTGCCACTGACCGAGCTGTCACTAAGGGGGACGCTGGCACTGCCACTGACCGGGCTGTCCCCACcagtcactgtgtcactgtcaaCCTCCATGCTGTCCCCACCATCCTCAGCAGCGTCACCAGCgacccccctgtccccagcggGCacggtggcactgccagccccgggTGACGCCAACGGGGGCGAGTCCCCGCCCTCCTCCCCCCTGGGGACCTCCGCGTCCTCGGGTGACACGGCCGCGTCCCCGGGCCTCTTGCGGGGCCTCCCGCGCCTCCTCTTGTGCGCGCCGCCGTCCCCCGCTCCCTCCAGGGCGCGCTTGGTGGCCCTGCCGCGCTGtccctcgctg
This portion of the Serinus canaria isolate serCan28SL12 chromosome 25, serCan2020, whole genome shotgun sequence genome encodes:
- the RFX5 gene encoding DNA-binding protein RFX5 isoform X5 encodes the protein MADEELGTRATRKGTLSARGGATESSTLLQELRGNISKSVQSKVDSILQDVQKFSDSDKLYLYLQLPSGPSLGEKSSSSSLELSALGTAEHMHACSWIRNHLEEHTDTCLPKQDVYDAYKRYCDNLGSRPLSTANFGKIIREIFPNIKARRLGGRGQSKYCYGGIRRKTMVSLPPLPSLDLKVTETQAELAELAQSYSSEVTEAACALTCDWAEKILRRSFNNIVEVAQFLLQQHIISPRSAHADLLMAMVLSENTDKPPQDPRPPAAPKKNGLDAPDSSQEQAKKDAVAKGPAQPRPEKKKPPEPARAASSPQVNALVARLPLLLPRIPPPERPPGPGAAPAPPVLVPRLGGTVKVALPLPVGAALAPPAAIPVLNVLLPGVGVPAAETPGGGARAGGDSEGQRGRATKRALEGAGDGGAHKRRRGRPRKRPGDAAVSPEDAEVPRGEEGGDSPPLASPGAGSATVPAGDRGVAGDAAEDGGDSMEVDSDTVTGGDSPVSGSASVPLSDSSVSGTATVPLGDNGTASVPLSDSSVSGTATVPLGDSPVNGSASIPLSDSSVSGSASIPLSDSSVSGSASVPLSDSLVSGTATVPLEDNGSASIPLGDSGSATVPLSDSLVNGTATIPLSDSSVSVSATVPLSDSSVTVSATVPLSDSLVNGTATIPPRDSPVSVSATVPLGDSSVSGSATSPLGDSPVSGSASFPSGGSPGGGSATVPVSDKPVPGSATVPVKDSSPMASDTGDRPVTGSATSPARDRPVRVSDTGDRPVTASASTEDRPVTGSATVPIRDSPARVSDTGDSPSQGSATTEDRPVTGSATVPIKDSPAGGSAIAPVKDSPSQGSATSPARDSPARVSDIGDRPVTASATTEDSPARVSDSGDRPVTGNATSPARDSPARVSDTGDRPVTGTATMEDRPVPSSATVPVRDSPSIASGTAGDRPVTRSATIPSRDSPASGSATVPVKATPSRGSATTGDRPVSVSDSATGPVRDKLVPGSATVPCKDSPSRDSGTGDRPVTRGSATVPTAGGSATVPVKEGSSRGSATTGDSLAGGSGTVPVQDSSPWAGATTGDRPVTRSATVPVRDSPAGGSATAPVKDNRARGSATTGDSSSRGSATVPVRDSSPRGSATTGDRPVTRSATIPSRDSPAGGSATVPVKATPSRGSATTGDRPVSGDTVPVRDSSSRGSATVPRQDSSPRASGIAGDRPVTRSATVPVRDRSPRASATGDRPASGSATLPVRDSPSRASGTAGDRPVTRSATIPSRDSPASGSATVPVKDKPVTGSATIPVRDSSSRGSATVPRQDSSPRASGTAGDRPVTRSATVPVRDSPAGGSVPVKATPSRGSATTGDRPVSGSATVPVRDKPVPGSATVPRRDSSPRAAGSGDKPVAGSGTVPIRDSSSRSSATTGDRLSRGSVPVRDRSPRDSGSGDRPGRGSATIPIRDRSPRDSGSGDRPGRGSATTGDRPGRSSATVPVRDRPGRGSGGVPVRDRSPRDSGTGDRPGRGSATIPVEDRPGKGSATIGDRMVRGSATVPIRDSSDGGSATIPVKDRSARASGSTGDRSVRGTAGDRPVPGSATTGDRLVRGGATIPVKDSSSRTSDTGDRPASGRAIIPVRDNAARGSATPGDSSVLGSATPGDRLGRASATVPIRGSTARGSVTPGDRLVKGSATIPVRDKPVSGSATIAVRDSSPRATAVGDRPVRSSATTGDRPVRSSATTGDRLGSGSATTRDRPVRSSATTGDRLGRDSATTRDRLGSGSATTGDRPVRSSATIPVRDRSPRDSGSGDRPGRGSATVPIRDRSSRDNGSGDRPGRGSATAGDRPVTGSGGVPIRDRSPRASGSGVRLVRDSATMPIRDRSPRAPDTGDRPGRSSATVPARDSPAGGSGTVRDVPVSGSATVPVRDRDSPSRGTATVPIEGRLVTGTATVPAEDRPVSAGGTAGDRLVTDSGTSPGRDCPSRDSGTPGDRPVPGSATVPVRDSLSRGTATIVDTPVTGSATVPVGDSPFWAHGTAGDSAGAGSATLPVRDCPSRGTATIVDALVTLSGTVMDRRILGSVTVPVRASLSRGTATIVDTPVFVSATVLVGDSIPRVTATIVESRVPGHAVLPLGDTLACGSATVPIREGPSRDSATIPDKDGPGRDGATVPIRECSSRDSATVPIREGPSRDSATVPERDGPGRHGATSPVGAGSLGGSATIPVRECPSRGSATLGDRHVTGSPPITDTPVSGSATIPVRDCPSRGSGSLGDRPVPPVRVSVIRDGRTGTRVAPEALAQRGHSRAGSPPGDTQGQPCSGHREGHTREGTGMGSPASHQ
- the RFX5 gene encoding DNA-binding protein RFX5 isoform X6, which codes for MRFIPVFTPNPRFSCSQQDTAAMADEELGTRATRKGTLSARGGATESSTLLQELRGNISKSVQSKVDSILQDVQKFSDSDKLYLYLQLPSGPSLGEKSSSSSLELSALGTAEHMHACSWIRNHLEEHTDTCLPKQDVYDAYKRYCDNLGSRPLSTANFGKIIREIFPNIKARRLGGRGQSKYCYGGIRRKTMVSLPPLPSLDLKVTETQAELAELAQSYSSEVTEAACALTCDWAEKILRRSFNNIVEVAQFLLQQHIISPRSAHADLLMAMVLSENTDKPPQDPRPPAAPKKNGLDAPDSSQEQAKKDAVAKGPAQPRPEKKKPPEPARAASSPQVNALVARLPLLLPRIPPPERPPGPGAAPAPPVLVPRLGGTVKVALPLPVGAALAPPAAIPVLNVLLPGVGVPAAETPGGGARAGGDSEGQRGRATKRALEGAGDGGAHKRRRGRPRKRPGDAAVSPEDAEVPRGEEGGDSPPLASPGAGSATVPAGDRGVAGDAAEDGGDSMEVDSDTVTGGDSPVSGSASVPLSDSSVSGTATVPLGDNGTASVPLSDSSVSGTATVPLGDSPVNGSASIPLSDSSVSGSASIPLSDSSVSGSASVPLSDSLVSGTATVPLEDNGSASIPLGDSGSATVPLSDSLVNGTATIPLSDSSVSVSATVPLSDSSVTVSATVPLSDSLVNGTATIPPRDSPVSVSATVPLGDSSVSGSATSPLGDSPVSGSASFPSGGSPGGGSATVPVSDKPVPGSATVPVKDSSPMASDTGDRPVTGSATSPARDRPVRVSDTGDRPVTASASTEDRPVTGSATVPIRDSPARVSDTGDSPSQGSATTEDRPVTGSATVPIKDSPAGGSAIAPVKDSPSQGSATSPARDSPARVSDIGDRPVTASATTEDSPARVSDSGDRPVTGNATSPARDSPARVSDTGDRPVTGTATMEDRPVPSSATVPVRDSPSIASGTAGDRPVTRSATIPSRDSPASGSATVPVKATPSRGSATTGDRPVSVSDSATGPVRDKLVPGSATVPCKDSPSRDSGTGDRPVTRGSATVPTAGGSATVPVKEGSSRGSATTGDSLAGGSGTVPVQDSSPWAGATTGDRPVTRSATVPVRDSPAGGSATAPVKDNRARGSATTGDSSSRGSATVPVRDSSPRGSATTGDRPVTRSATIPSRDSPAGGSATVPVKATPSRGSATTGDRPVSGDTVPVRDSSSRGSATVPRQDSSPRASGIAGDRPVTRSATVPVRDRSPRASATGDRPASGSATLPVRDSPSRASGTAGDRPVTRSATIPSRDSPASGSATVPVKDKPVTGSATIPVRDSSSRGSATVPRQDSSPRASGTAGDRPVTRSATVPVRDSPAGGSVPVKATPSRGSATTGDRPVSGSATVPVRDKPVPGSATVPRRDSSPRAAGSGDKPVAGSGTVPIRDSSSRSSATTGDRLSRGSVPVRDRSPRDSGSGDRPGRGSATIPIRDRSPRDSGSGDRPGRGSATVPIRDRSSRDNGSGDRPGRGSATAGDRPVTGSGGVPIRDRSPRASGSGVRLVRDSATMPIRDRSPRAPDTGDRPGRSSATVPARDSPAGGSGTVRDVPVSGSATVPVRDRDSPSRGTATVPIEGRLVTGTATVPAEDRPVSAGGTAGDRLVTDSGTSPGRDCPSRDSGTPGDRPVPGSATVPVRDSLSRGTATIVDTPVTGSATVPVGDSPFWAHGTAGDSAGAGSATLPVRDCPSRGTATIVDALVTLSGTVMDRRILGSVTVPVRASLSRGTATIVDTPVFVSATVLVGDSIPRVTATIVESRVPGHAVLPLGDTLACGSATVPIREGPSRDSATIPDKDGPGRDGATVPIRECSSRDSATVPIREGPSRDSATVPERDGPGRHGATSPVGAGSLGGSATIPVRECPSRGSATLGDRHVTGSPPITDTPVSGSATIPVRDCPSRGSGSLGDRPVPPVRVSVIRDGRTGTRVAPEALAQRGHSRAGSPPGDTQGQPCSGHREGHTREGTGMGSPASHQ